Genomic segment of Nostoc sp. TCL240-02:
GGGGTTTCCCTATGACAACTGCCGTTCAGAATTCAGAATAGTTGGAAAATCAATGGCTGTATACCTACTTGATTCTGAATTCTGACTTCTGTATTCTGCATTCTTTTCCAATAATGATGATTAGCACCCCACCTCAAATTGAAAACAAACTTTCCGAAAAATTAAGATTTATTTAAATAAAACAACAGCCATGTTGTTAAAATCAGCAGCTACATCCCAATCAGTAAGCAGGTTTGAGGTATGCCTAAGCCTATGAACTCCAGATAAACCCTTACAACTCTTCACTTCATTAGGGATACAAGTTTTGAGACAATCAGAAACGATTTAATAATAATCAAGCACTTATAGTCCATTCTTATCGGACTCCGTGTTATTTCTGTTGAAAAGGGAGAACACAAACATGAAATTGGCTTACTGGATGTATGCAGGCCCAGCCCACATCGGCACTCTGCGAATCGCTAGTTCTTTTAAAAATGTCCATGCGATCATGCACGCCCCCATTGGCGATGACTACTTTAACGTCATGCGCTCAATGCTATCGCGGGAGAGGGATTTCACTCCAGTGACAACCAGTGTTGTTGATCGCAACGTTTTGGCGCGTGGTTCCCAAGAGAAGGTGGTAGATAACATCGTCCGCAAAGATGCCGAGGAACACCCCGATCTGATTGTGTTAACTCCCACTTGCACCTCCAGCATTTTGCAAGAAGACCTGCACAACTTTGTGGAACGGGCGCAGTTGGAAGCCAAAGGAGACGTAATGCTGGCGGATGTGAACCACTACCGCTATAACGAACTGCAAGCCGCCGATCGCACTCTGGATCAAATCGTCCAATACTACATTGAAAAAGCGCGGAAGCGGGGCGAATTACCAGAGGGTAAAACTGCAAAGCCCTCGGTTAACATTATCGGTACTACCACCCTTGGTTTCCACAACAATCACGACTGCACCGAACTAAAACGTTTGATGGCTGACTTGGGAATTGAGGTAAATACCTTAATTCCCGAAGGTGCTTCGGTAAATGACTTGAAAAAGATGTCCCAAGCCTGGTTTAACCTGGTGCCTTACCGTGAACTCGGTTTGACCACAGCACGTTACCTGGAAGAACAATTTGGCACACCTTATATAGACATTACTCCAATGGGTGTAGTAGAAACTGCCCGTTGTATTCGCAAGATTCAGCAGGTAATTAACGCTCAAGGTGCAGAAGTTGACTATGAAGACTTCATTAACGAGCAAACCTTGCATGTATCTCAGGCTGCTTGGTTCTCCCGTTCCATTGACTGTCAAAACTTGACTGGCAAAAAAGCCGTCGTATTTGGTGACAACACCCACGCCGCCGCCATTACCAAGATTTTGGCGCGAGAAATGGGGATTCATGTTGTTTGGGCTGGAACCTACTGTAAATATGATGCAGATTGGTTCCGCGAACAGGTTAGCGAGTATTGTGATGAAGTGCTAATCTCCGAAGATCATGGTGAAATTGGGGATGCGATCGCTCGTGTCGAACCCTCTGCCATTTTCGGAACCCAAATGGAACGCCACGTTGGTAAACGTTTGGATATTCCCTGCGGCGTAATTGCAGCACCAATTCACGTCCAAAACTTCCCCATTGGTTACAAACCATTTATGGGTTACGAAGGCACAAATCAGATTACAGATTTGATCTACAATTCCT
This window contains:
- the bchB gene encoding ferredoxin:protochlorophyllide reductase (ATP-dependent) subunit B, producing the protein MKLAYWMYAGPAHIGTLRIASSFKNVHAIMHAPIGDDYFNVMRSMLSRERDFTPVTTSVVDRNVLARGSQEKVVDNIVRKDAEEHPDLIVLTPTCTSSILQEDLHNFVERAQLEAKGDVMLADVNHYRYNELQAADRTLDQIVQYYIEKARKRGELPEGKTAKPSVNIIGTTTLGFHNNHDCTELKRLMADLGIEVNTLIPEGASVNDLKKMSQAWFNLVPYRELGLTTARYLEEQFGTPYIDITPMGVVETARCIRKIQQVINAQGAEVDYEDFINEQTLHVSQAAWFSRSIDCQNLTGKKAVVFGDNTHAAAITKILAREMGIHVVWAGTYCKYDADWFREQVSEYCDEVLISEDHGEIGDAIARVEPSAIFGTQMERHVGKRLDIPCGVIAAPIHVQNFPIGYKPFMGYEGTNQITDLIYNSFTLGMEDHLLEIFGGHDTKEVITRGISADSDLNWTKDGQAELNKIPGFVRGKVKRNTEKFARDRGFKEINAEVLYAAKEAVGA